A region of the Dromaius novaehollandiae isolate bDroNov1 chromosome W, bDroNov1.hap1, whole genome shotgun sequence genome:
TTACTGTTAGAGCTAGCACTGTCCAAGTGACAGGAGCAAAGCCCACTGTGATTAGAGATGAACACAGAGGTAGCACACGTTTGTAAATACTAGTAGGCTTAGCCTCTACAGTTTAAGCATTTCTAATATGCCTGTCCTTACATTAACCAGTTAtcaatgctattaaaaaaaattaaaaacaatagatAAAATCATCAGGAGTCAAACATTACATGACTTTAGGTAAGATCAAGCACTGTTTCAGCTTAACACATTCTCTATCAAGCCCTTTATGCTCTGAGCTGATAATAAAAATTCCCATGAACACCTGCACCACTGAAATGGTGCAAGGTGCACCTTTTTCTGATAGCAAGCTTCAGGTTTTCTTTGGATGCTGACTCTCATGGAAAATACAGTGCAAGGTGACACAGTCTCCTGGGAAGTGCTAAGCATCCTGAACACCTACtactttttaaattcagatgATAGCCAGTTTCTTGGGTGCTGAGCCAGTACAGAGCTAGGAACACTGAAAGGCAATAAAACAATTACAGAGAAGGCTACCACTCTACTCTTCCTCTATGCTTTCCTGGGCCGAATAGCAGGTGTAAAAGTATGTTATTTCCCTGGAGCCATCTGTACTAAGTAAGCATAGAATTTTTTCAAGATATTAAGTATATAGCATCATAAAAATGTGATACCTATTACTTGAACGGGGACAAGATGTGTTGGTATCTTGAGTGTTAACACAAATCAAGGCAGGTCATTTGCAAGCAGcgacaatatttttctttaaacaacttGCATAGATGGAAAAATTTGAAAAGCTTTCAGGCACTAGAGCCCTACTTCAGTGTGCTGAAAAACTTTAGTAGTTTTTCCCAACTGCAGCAGTTggcttaataaaaaataaaacctttaccTACAGTCTTTGTGTTGCCTAGGTCCTTAGTCCATCACAGCCTCAGCAAAATACCAACAGAACATGGAAAGCCACAAATGaaatagtttcatttttttacattaaatgaAAAAGTAATCACAACTAATTGATGGTTAAATTAATCACaactaatttttttaataaaataacacaCATTTTACCATAACTTTCATATAAGATAATTATTTCTGGAATAGTCTTTCCTCCATAGGCTTTCATGCTTTAATTACTAGAGTTTGCAATAATAAACCATATTTCTCAAGCATGTCTTTCATCAGAACAATCCCATTGTTCAAGCATCACAGCCAGTGCCTGTCAGGGCACTCTCTTCATCTCACACAGTAAGAGTCATTAATGGGCTAAGCAGAATATCTGCATCTTCAAAATTTGTTGTCAAATTCTTGCAACCAGAACTGCTACAAAAATTTGCAGGGCTAAATACCATATCTGGTTaccttctgaaaaatatttgcacgCCAAAGTGCCCTCTCTATAAGGTTCAGGTGAGAGAGGGTCTTTGAACACTAATGAAGACCTTTCCGGACATTCTTTGTAAGTAATGTAGGAAAATAGTTAGATTTTCTAACAATATTCCATTTCTCAGTTTGTGTTACTACAAGTAAAACTGTCAACTTCACCATCTTTAGCACAGTTTAGTAATTTAAAACTCTGTTTAATCTTTGTTCAAGTGAGCAATTCCACTTAATAGGTTTGCATGAGTAAAACCTACAGGAAACAATACTCATTGGGTGAAGTTACACAGAACTGATCTAACAGATCACACTCCCTTACTCCACACATGCTCCTCCTTCCCTATTCCCTCACTACTCACACTGTGCTCTTTCTGACCCTCGTTCAACCATTCACTGATCTGACTGAATTCACTGACCCAACAGAAAACTACCTGCTATTTTTTGCTGGAGGACAGATCCCACGAGTACCACAGCTAAGGACCTGGGGGAGGTGGAAGGTGGTGAATACGCCTGGTCACCTCATGCTGAGATCAGAGACCTTGCCCTGCTGGCTACTCAGGCCCACTTCTTTGCCACCGGCCACGGGCTCCTATACTCACCCTTACGCCGACTCCAGTGTTGAGTGAACCCTTTGCTCAGCTAAGAAAGTGAATACTTCTCTGCAGGGTTGGCGTGGTGAAATGGATCAGTGAAGGAGACTGCAAGCACCGGAGCAACCGAGGGGAGGGAGGTGGGTACACGCAGCTGAGGAGGGGAAAGCACCTACCATTTAGACCAGCCTAGGCCGTCTCAGAGCTGCAGCTTGACTGTCCTACAAAACTGCAAGTAGAAGGGAATCTCTGCACTCATATCCCCTCTTCCCACACAAGAAGAGGGCTCTAGCACCTCTTCAGCAATATTGCTTCCATTCCCCAACTCTTACTTCCTCCAGTAACCTTTAAAAAGTTAGTTAAGTGGGCAGACTAATGGGATGCTTAGAGAACTGGTGAAGTCCTGCACCCTAAACCAACATTTGCATGACCAGCAGAAGTAACAACATGAATTACTTTCCTTAATCATATCAAAAAAGAACAGATATAAACTTCAGGgtttatttaatttcaaaattaaatgtgaaaataagGAATGGTACAATGCTTCTGAGAAGGTTTAATACTTTGACAATAAGTGTTTGGTTTGAAAACTATTTACCTACAGACTAGACATTTTTCCTTGCTTCATGGGATCTCCTATCTGGCAAAGACTGGCTCTCACCAATATAATATGTGCTTCATATCCTGCAATTCTGGACCTGACTTTACTAGCCCTTGAAGCACCTTATTTCGAGTACAGCACCAATGAAGTCAATGGGACATTGCAGAACAACGTATTACATGCAGCAAGGAAAACTTACAGCATCCAGCCCTATGATTAACAATGTCTAATTAATGTTTATGGTACAGCAACCTCAGGTCGAGGCTCAAACTGCAGTTCAAACCACAGCAGTCTTAGGTTTTATCTTGCTTTTTCAGAAAGATGGCTTCATGATAGGATAAATATAACTGTTGTTTATTCTGTTCAAGCTGCTTTTAGAAGCAGCTTACAGAGCTTGCAGAGTCATCATGAAAATTTTCAAGCCAAAGCATAAAATACGTTTCTCTGTTCTTTGCTAGGCTGATTAATGATGGGAAAACAGATGGTGTTTGCACATTTGTCAAAACTAAACTAAACCCCCAAAACTATCACCAACAAAACAGTTCTCCTGAATGATCTGGAGGGTAGCTTTTGCAATTCCGCATTAACACATCTCTCCAGGAAGCTTAAATTATGCAGCCAATGACTTCCTGGTCTCTTGCCTACAACTATTATTCCTTCCATCTCTTCACTGTCCCTTAAACATCATCTTGGTCCCACTCCCTTAGCTTAACTACACCTCATGTCCTTATTCAGGTGTTAGTCTCTCCCTTCAAACAGCTGTGTCCCAATCTTCCTTTACTGCTACCAGTGTTTCCTCAGTCCTAGATGCCCCATCCTTTTCAGTCTCCTCGTTCTTGAAGTATcttttgctgcattttctgtttttcctgaagtTTCCTTTCCCCCATGACTTCCAATCACCTTCTCTATTTTACCTGCCAACTGAATACCTGTTCTGATACTCCTAACTTCTTTGCACTTGGTCTCAGTTCCTCATCCTACTTCTGCCAGTCTCAGCTCCCTCATCACATCCTAGCTCCCTTGGTATTCTCTCTCCACCCATTCTTATCAAGCTGGTTCCCTTCTCAAGCTAACCTCAGTCTTTTCCATTTATTCGCCTAATATTTCAGTATATTTAACTAGGAATTGAACATAAGCATATACATCACCAAACATTCCCAAGTTCTGGAGTATATTGCTTAGTATGAAGATGTCTGAATTGTACCTAAAAAATAGGTTGGCAAGACAAAAGACAGCATGCAGAAATTGGTCTTTTCTAGCAAAAGTGATATAAGCAAATCTGGAGATAAGCTGCCAACTGTAAAATACCTAACCCATGCACTTCTGGAAGTGCCATATAATACTATGGAGCTGGCCTGGGCCACAGACTGAGACATAGCTTGTATCTGACTCTGGAAAAGCATAAGCATTGCTCTGAAAAGAAGTTGGAAGGAGTAACTGTCAAGcaagtgaaatatttatatttcttacaTTAGAAGTCATCACAATCTATCTTCTAGCATTTTTTCCACATCATCTCGCTACAACTTTTTTAGTACTTTACACAGCTGTTGTATGGGAGCACAATTTTATCATGGAAGTTAGACAAAGAAACGTCCAACTCTGACACTAAAAGGTTACAATATTTTTAAGGTAGGTGCATATTTTAATATGCAAtagtaaacaaataaaatgaaatggaactttttcttaaaaacatagcAATCTTAAAATGCTGCaggttttcttctctgctgtcaAAAAACCAGAAACTTAACAGTCAGCCAACTCTCCCTCCTTTGTCCATAACCACTTAAGTTAATAATTCTCTATTCTTTATGTGACCATCAACAAGAGAACTGAGGGAAAAATGAACTGATTGACAAACTTTAGGAATTAAATAAGTGCCATCTCCCTGTGAATAAGAATgtatttaaaagtaaaagcaaaacctCTTAAGAAGTTTGCAAATAGTATGCAGTTATTATAGTAGAGAAATGCTTAATAGAAGTGGCCTATCGAAGCACCTAAACATGAACATGAAGTCCCCCTGATTTCACAGGGCTAACAGTAAGTGTATGATCAGGCACTTCACTGGATTTTAGCTAGAAAATTCAATGCTACAAAAGACTGAGTACTATTCTACTAATATGAACATGCACATGAAACTTTGAGGTAAAACTTCCTGCTACTAGCATTCTACTGAAAGTCAAATAGGCAATAACATATTACTCAAAATCATAACTTTCTTACGCTAAACTGTATCTTTGTTAATTTAAATAGACAACTTTTATTAAAGCCAtacttggaaaaatgaaaaataaaaaatattgttcAAGAGGAAAAATCCCTAAGAGAAAACACTAAAAATGGCAGTGATGAAaaggagagagatggagaaagtTACAATGTATACCCTCTAGAGAAACAAAGCTTTCCTGAATTTCCTTTTGAAAGGTAAATTAGCGTCAGTATTCGCATCCTTCACTCTGCACTGGATCAGAGAGCGGACCTGCAATATCTGTTGTCACCATAATGTCTCCAGAGTTTCTTTATGCTAGAAAAAAAACTCTCAAACAAGCAGAAGAACCCCCCTGTTGTAGCAATCATACTAATCAATGAGGGTATATTGGAGGGCtgtacaatatttttcttttatatgatgCAGTAGCAGCCGTACCACTCCATCACCTTCCTTCCTTACCTTCCTACCATCTACACTGTGGCTGCAAGAagggtaagaaagaaaaatacacaaaaaaatacacaaaactggCCAGTAAACAACAGCAGTTTCTAGCACATGAGCAAGATGTGATTCATCTGACAGAAGGCAGGCATTTACATCTGAACTACTCAGCACCAGCTGATTTAACGGTCAATGAGAGGAGAAGGAATGCATTTCTATGGTGCAGTTCTAAAATACACAACTTAAATAGATCAGATTTACCTTAAAGTTTAGAAACAGGCAATCTTAAAGTTGCCAATTTCTCTCTACTGACCACAAAACCAATATAAGGGGACATAATCAGATGCAGACATCTAAATATAAACATGATGAATCCTTCATATAGTGACATAAATTGAtaatgtgctttgcttttttgtgatGAATCAGGcacaaatgttttcctttgttaTTCCTCTACTCCTCAGtacttataaatatatttatatgaaaagtGATTCTGACATGGATCTACTTACTATTCACGTACATTAAGACAATCCAATGAATGAATGAGAGAAACTCACAGATGAAGACCAGTTAGCTTGAAAGTGAACctgaataaaacagaatttctgcAAATAGCCTACAAAGCACCAAAAAGCCATTCTGAAGAACTGGAGTCATGATGCAGACATGTTAACAGATAGACAGGTCAAGCATTCCAGGCTGATCCTAAGCTTTCACAGAATATCTCCTGTGAACTTGGAAGCGGCACTCTTGACTGCACGGGCTGGGTAGGAGATTCCACCACGTCTCAGCCCACAGCCCACCTATCATGCAAGACAACAGAGGGAAAGTTTCTCTGTCCTGGGAGCAGGCTTATCAGGGCAGATCTGATATTATACAATGAATTCACATGCAGAAACCAAACTTTAGATCTAAAtagaaaggatatttttttaaatgaatatataataatgtgtttaaaataagtttaaaaaaaacacacacaagaaccaaacaaaaaagaaccGCTACATTATataccaaatctttttttttacccAACAACTTCTTTCTTACCCAACAATAGAATCAGGAATAATGAATTATGCATGACAAGTATTGGTGACATTATATGATGTACTACGAAAAGGAgttcagtgaggaagaagaaaatacataCTTCTATGGAACCAAAGTAGTGACATACAAACAGGCGTAGAGAAGCACATTAAAATATGTTCACACATTGTACTTCTCTTTGTAAACCTGGCTCTTTAGATTAATAAAGATCAGAAATTACTTGCATAtctaaaaagtttaaaatttcaATGTCACATACAGAAGGTATTGTAAGTATAAActgttaaatatataaatataaccTTTACACCAGACTATTTAACTTAAACTTTTCAATGTGTTTTATAAGCAGTAATATTCTATACTATTTTGCCTCCTGAAATTAAAAGAATTCTAGCAAAGAAAGATTTCTAAAATGTCAAGTATTATGAAGCAGTCTGCTGTACATAAGTCTTTTTGAAAGGCAAGAGCAAAAACACTTCACTGGCACAAGGTCAGTCAGTTCTGAGAAGATAGGAGcttctatttctgtcttttcatttctACATTGTTCAATGCTTTAACATAACATTAGCATTAGAATTTCATCTGGAAACAATCTTTACAGCCACgttaaatttttatttgatgaTTATGATTCTTCAAAGGGACATTCACCAGGATTCTACTTCTTGGCCGCCACTTGTTGTGCTACGTGCGATTCGCTTTATTTTTCCATAGCAAAATCACCATTATTTTTGCACTTGTCAGCATAATAGTCTGAGTCAAAGCTTACAGACAAATCTGGGGGACTCACATAAATGTTTCCGTTGTCTACAGTAACTTTATGAATCCTTTGTTTCACTCCTTTTGATTGCCACCGTGGTGTTGGTGATTGTTCCATAGGGTTTATGGCTTGATATAATCCTTCTCCTGTTTCCAAAGTAATTTTATACTTATGCCAAGGACAAATAATACATGGTTGACCATTGatatcctgaaaagaaaaaaaaaaaagcagagagagaaagtgagCCACTGACTTCTGACTCTTCCTTTCCTTGGAAAATATTCTATGCCAAAAGATATGCCTGGTGCAGTGCAGTACAGCTAAATCACCATTCACGCAGGAATACAAAGTTCGATTCCTAAGAGCACCATCATTTCAGTAGCAACCTGGACTGGTGATTCACTTGGTGCTGGAGAACTATGTCCAAGAAGTGAATAGCATCAGCCTTTCCTTCTAATGTTCATAGTACGACTGCCTAATAATAATATTCTACCATTACGGGGTGCATCCATACAGCAAAGGGAATCAGATTATAACCCCATTTCTCACTTCGTTTTAGCTTCACAAGATAAAAACATGTATAAAATGTCAGCTTCAATAGGGTGATAGGCAATGTTATTCTTACATAAATGCCTCTTTCTTTCAACATTATATTCACATAAAAGTATTCAAAAATGCATCAGAAGATTTCAAATGACTACATTTACATGCATTACTTTTATTATGCTTACATACCTCTATTTCTCCAAGATGTAAAGGACCTCCTGCATCTAAAACATAGTAGAAAATGATATTAATTTATGTAACAAATTTTACGGTTAATTGTTATGACATCAAGATCATATGTGCAAATATCTTACGGTAGCAGCGAGAGTCCATAGCATAAAATTTCCCTTCATGGTAGAAAACGACAATTTCTCTGTCATTGACCTTGGTGGTTATTCTTTGGGACTTTTTTATGTCGTCTTCTTTACCAACATATACAGGAGCATCAGGCTCCATTTCAACTGTTTCTTTGCTTGAGCTGCGCAAATCCATGtccttaaaacacaaaaatatcaaaaagacACTTTATAAAAGAATTCATGTTTGGATTTTTACATATAGAAGGGATGCCTTAGTCACAGAGAAGCCACTATCCATCTAACATGTGACATGAAAGGAACACGAGTTTTCATAACAGGTTATCAATATGCACATGAAACAAAGCACAGGAGTTTCATAACAATGTTTAGCCAATGTGTTCATTAACAGAACTGGGACTGGTAATACTGACTGTTGCAGACTGATACCTGGGGCAGAGAAAGATAATTTCTAaatctctatttatttatttactctacGCTTTAATCACCATCTTCTCTCAAAATCTATATGCAAACAAATACTAGCACACTAAAGGTAAAATACGGCATTTGctgtaaatataaaaattagCATTTGCATCTAAATCcagtattatttaaataatgttatGACTAGAAATACAAACTGATGTAAGttcataaaaaagtaaaaacattggCTGCAAAAGGGATAACAAATCGTTCAGTGAGAAGCTGTATCAAATCGGGGCTTTTTAGCAAACATATtctgcctttccctttcttcccttatttatttcaaatgtctAATAGGCTCTCTCTTTCAATAGGAGTCTTTCAATAAGTACGTCTCCCTCTTTTATCACAAAACCTGCAAGAATGTCTTATCTTTGAGACTTTTAATCTTCCTCCCAAATTTGGTTACAATTAGCTGCTATGTTCCAGTTACCTTAGAACTCCTCATACACACATAGCACTCTCATAGCACAACCATATCACCTTCACTTCCTCAGAAAATcaggctaaaagaaaaaaaaaatctttgcacacACTGAGAATAAAGAGGAACTGCAGGCAGACACAATCAAGTTGCAAAGAGGGCACAGAGTTACAAAGAGTAGTAGAGCTTCTCAGTCACGCAGCAAACCACACAGTACCTTAGATCCACACCAGATCACAACAGAGATGAGGAAACACATGAAGAAATGAAGGCTCAAAATAATGAGTTCCAACATTGGCTCTCTCCAGCACTCCTACCACACCTAGGCCTGCTTTGTTCACACGCGTAGCAGCTTTTATCAAAGTGCTTCTTTatgtaaaaagctttttttgtgaggtagCGGGGCTGGCCCCAAGAGCATAAAAAAGGCAGGCTTTTCGCAAggctcagcacagctggagcGAACTGTGCCAGGACAGATAAAGCAGAGGAGATGATCTGGGCTGCCCTGATAACAGCTCCGAGTTGGATGTACTGCCTTTTTCCTTATAGGCAACACTCCACAACTGCCTCCCACTGAGTGGGTCACATGAGTTTAAAACCATGCTTAGAAGTCATTTATTACATTCCCATGTGTATTCATGCTCAACAACTGCATGTTTCCTAATAAGATGATATACCAGGATGACTGGTATAAATAACACCATGGTATTTTCAAGGCCAGTTATTTTCTGATTTATGCATAATTAACTCTAAGTACAGACTCTTTGCATTTTAGATACAGGTGCTCTACCAAATCTTGCCTAGAAAGCAAAATATCACAGTTTTCAGACTCACAGAACTATCcaataaaacacacacatttttcttattttctttagaaaataagcATAGTATGTAGCAATCTAATCATAAGACCTGGAATAGAAAACACCCAATTTTTACCATCACCTTTTGGCTAACTCTGTGTATAAACTTCCCAGATTGGCCAAAATCTTAAAACACAGGTGCCTGTAGTTAGAAACAATTTTATTAAGACATCAATAAAAAAttacacatataaatatgtaGATATGTCCTGACCAGTATTAAAATAGCACTTAGCACCAAATCCCTTGTTCATTTAGTGGAGAACACATTTAGTGTTCATTTCTACAGCCAGCCTGCATTTGTATACATATACTATACTATACAGCTGCCCAAGACTGAAACCTGGCTGAGACTGTTCGTGCATGGTGCACCCTAGATTTATTAACTGGAGTAAGTAATAGCAAACTGCTTCATTTTACAGCTAGACTGAGATGTAAAGAAGTTTATCTACAACGAACTGTATAATAAGAACAGCCCCAGGTCCCCCAGAACAAAGTCCTCAAGGCAACGTGTACTTGTCAATGCAGTACTGAGTTTAAGAAAAAGTACAATGGCAGAAGAGCATCTTCTCTTAGGAAAGAAGAGCAACTAAAGGCTGCATAGCAAGAAAAAACCTGCAACTAGACTCTCTTGTTGGGAGCTTACTGTTGGACACTTTCTCATCCATGAAGTGGAGGCATACTTGCAAAGTGCTAACAAACTGAAACAGTCCAGTAGCCACTGAAAGCTCAAAAGGAAGCAGTGGCTTCTTGCCTACAGCTTCTTCTTTGGGAGAGACTTGGGGTGGGCTCGAGGACCTTACGGAAGAGAAGCCTAACAGCCCTCCAAGCTGATTGTCATCTTACATGCTTTTCCACTTTTCCAGCAGGCAACTCCGAGCCCTGGATGCGATGCCATTTCTGCAGCACTGCCTCTCATGGCAGGAACCTACCGCAACTGTTGCTTCCCTCCCGTTCCCAAAACGGTTAAACTACTGGCGTTAGGCCCTAACCATGAAACTGCTGAGCTAGTAAACAGTCACCTATTAAAAGCACATGAAATTGGCGTTTTATTTGTTTGCCCTCTTAGGGCTCCTTGGAAAGTGTAGTTTCCATTGCACACTACGTAAGGTGAACTAAAAATTCCATTTTGCTTGATTGTGCTGTTTCCGGGTCACTAGCCAAGCTAAAATCCCTCTGTTTAAACAAGAGGCAGAAAGTATAACCGTCCGCGTAAGCCTCCCAGACCTCGCTGCATCCCAGCAGGGCAGGAGCGCAAGACCCAAAGTGCGTCCTGCCAACAATCCCAGGGTGACCGCGGCGAGGAGAAGCACAGCTGCTCGGAAACACCACACAGCCCTCAACGAACCGTGCCCCTTCGGGCAGCCCCGCTGCTGCGGGGGTCGCGGCGCGCCGCCTCGGTCGCCGCAGGGCCTGAGCCCCGCCGGCTGCCTCTGTGGCACCGGGCTCGCAGGGGCGGACGGGCAGCGCCCGGAACAGCCAGCTCCCTTCCCGGCTCTGACGAAACGGAGTTGAACAAACACCAAAAATCCGCAAACATTCCCTTTCCCCGCGCCAGCCTcccccgcgggccccggcagGGCTCGGGGAACCGCTTCTTCCCTCCGCGCCCTCCCGCAGACACGCCTCGAGGCACACAGGCAGGCGACGGGGACTGCCCAgtgcccggctcccggctgccggcccccggctgccgccgcgcgggcagcggcgccgccctCCCCTCACGGCCGCGGCGCGACGCGGCGCCAGGGGaccccgcccggccgcgcgcggGCACAGGCACGGACacgcgccccgctgcccccgccccgcccccgcgggcctCCCACACGTACCGCGCGGCTGCCCGCCGGTGCCAGAGGAAAGgagactacagctcccggcgggCACTGCGGGCGCGCTCCCGCGCCGGGGGCGtaacggccgcgccgcgcgctcCGCCTCGACGGGCGGGGCCGCCCCTGCCGGGCGGCTGCGAACGCGACGGGGGAGgtaccccggcccggcccggcccggcccccgcgggcgctCCCGTGGCCCCCAAAGCACAGGCGGGGCAGGGCGCGAGGGCTCGGCGGGCTCCCCCGCGCggctgccctccttccccccgcgcggccgcccggcgGCTGAGGCGGGCGGTGCGTTTTCGCGGGCCTCTTTCCACACCGAAAATACGTGTGAAATCACAGCGCTCGTCCCGACGGCTTTCAGTAAAAATTCGACGTATTCCTGTGTTCTTGGGCAGCACACGCGCAATATTCGTAGCATAATTATAAGAACAAACATCATTAGGTAGCGTAGTTTAAGTGTTGGGATCAATAAGACGATCCCTTTACTTAAGACATCTGACAAGTCAgtggctttttgttttctccatactGCCCCAGATGTGCAGCTGTCCCTCGTTAAAAGCACGTGGTTTTAGAGCACTGAATACATACAATAAtaagtttggaaagcaagggatGCATGGAATCgctaataaaaatgtaaacataataattacttttttccGTGTTCCCTAGTTACCAAAATGTGGCTCACTAAGCACAACTTAGTTCCTGGAGCTAGCGAAACTGATAAAATGTTATCTGCCAATTGAAATAAACGTGTAAAAAATGACAGAATATCCCCAAGCTACTTAGTTATCAAAATACGGCAAACAAAGCACAACTTAATTCCTGGAATGAACCTAAGTTAGAACCGTATCTACCAactgaatttaaaacattttgatcaAAAGAGGGAGGCTATCCTCCCCCCAAAGCTTTAAGTGAATTTCCTAATTAGTtagatttttcttaatattttcttaaGAGTTTGGCTTCTTTAATGTATTCTGAGTCACTCTACGTGACGCTGGATGGAGGCGTCCCTGCATCAAAGTGCCATCTGGTGGAAATCACAATGAAAGACGGTCGGTGTAGCAGAAGGATGCATCCTTTGGATGAAAACACAGTTCATTTCATGAGTAGTAATTCATTAATATAAGCTTTACTAATTCCTTCTCTATTCTTCGAAATGTGcctggggggaaaggaaaaaaaaggaagacagcaaTGACTGCCAAGCGCCGCGCGAGCGGGACCGCTGCCCCGCGCAGCCCACGGTGTTAACCCCACACCGGGACGGTGCAACAGGATGCCGCCTGCCGAGCGGGGTGCACGCACAGCCCTCGCCTCGCTCCGCTCTGATCCGAGCAGCACGCGCCGCGATGTGCTTAGCACCTCGGCCCCgcaccgcggccccggctgccgcgGGCATCTCCCCCCCCGGGCGCGGATCCCGTCCTCGCAGGTGCGTGAGCGAAACCCTCGGGctggcggcagcgcgggggacgcaGCGCAGCGGCCGCCga
Encoded here:
- the LOC112980277 gene encoding Rieske domain-containing protein isoform X2, with the translated sequence MRSSKDMDLRSSSKETVEMEPDAPVYVGKEDDIKKSQRITTKVNDREIVVFYHEGKFYAMDSRCYHAGGPLHLGEIEDINGQPCIICPWHKYKITLETGEGLYQAINPMEQSPTPRWQSKGVKQRIHKVTVDNGNIYVSPPDLSVSFDSDYYADKCKNNGDFAMEK
- the LOC112980277 gene encoding Rieske domain-containing protein isoform X1, translating into MLELIILSLHFFMCFLISVVIWCGSKDMDLRSSSKETVEMEPDAPVYVGKEDDIKKSQRITTKVNDREIVVFYHEGKFYAMDSRCYHAGGPLHLGEIEDINGQPCIICPWHKYKITLETGEGLYQAINPMEQSPTPRWQSKGVKQRIHKVTVDNGNIYVSPPDLSVSFDSDYYADKCKNNGDFAMEK
- the LOC112980277 gene encoding Rieske domain-containing protein isoform X3 → MDLRSSSKETVEMEPDAPVYVGKEDDIKKSQRITTKVNDREIVVFYHEGKFYAMDSRCYHAGGPLHLGEIEDINGQPCIICPWHKYKITLETGEGLYQAINPMEQSPTPRWQSKGVKQRIHKVTVDNGNIYVSPPDLSVSFDSDYYADKCKNNGDFAMEK